A portion of the Eubacterium maltosivorans genome contains these proteins:
- a CDS encoding HdeD family acid-resistance protein yields MHTLKNVAPVVWIVIAVLVLCGGVVLIFNTTLAWSIIEWSVAALILAVGLIYLFSVFIKTAEHRLKALGLGALCVLGGAALFAMPRLIGGTFGLVSAVLAIIIGLLVLLNAFKLRKDGAGWVGTLITAAAYLAIGFAMFFAESGGRLFSVLLGLYFVVFSFNIFGDALVSLMGNNTAAQKYKRKVRVPLPTFIAAFLPMKMLRTVNHLVEEAPDELLLVEQPEQRHEPDMEIYIHTREGLIPGMGHVDIAVGDQVYTYGNYDDATWKMGGFFADGVMVEMDRETHIRMSLEVEKKVLMVYGLALKPEQKKAILERIEALKADMIPWEPLAQRAEKGEIKGNPEDYQDVASQTYQNSRGRFYKFKRGNPFKTYYAVGTNCVKLADSIVGQSGIDLLKVNGIITPGTYLDYLDSLYERGDSIVVTRKLYRPENSAGK; encoded by the coding sequence ATGCATACGTTAAAGAATGTCGCGCCAGTGGTCTGGATCGTCATCGCTGTTTTGGTTTTGTGCGGGGGCGTGGTCCTTATTTTTAATACGACTCTGGCTTGGAGTATCATCGAATGGAGTGTCGCCGCGCTGATTCTGGCGGTTGGATTGATTTACCTGTTTTCGGTTTTTATTAAGACAGCGGAGCATAGGCTAAAAGCCCTTGGTCTTGGGGCACTCTGTGTTTTGGGCGGCGCCGCGCTGTTTGCCATGCCGCGTTTAATCGGCGGCACCTTTGGTCTGGTATCTGCGGTTCTGGCCATTATTATTGGCCTACTGGTGTTGCTGAACGCCTTTAAGCTTCGAAAAGACGGAGCAGGCTGGGTAGGCACGCTGATTACGGCGGCCGCTTATCTTGCCATTGGCTTTGCCATGTTTTTTGCGGAATCAGGAGGACGCTTGTTCAGCGTGCTGCTGGGCCTGTATTTCGTGGTTTTTTCCTTTAATATTTTTGGGGACGCGTTGGTTTCCCTGATGGGAAATAACACTGCGGCTCAGAAATATAAAAGAAAGGTCCGCGTTCCGCTGCCGACTTTTATCGCAGCTTTTTTGCCGATGAAAATGCTGAGGACGGTCAATCATCTGGTTGAGGAAGCCCCTGACGAGCTGCTGCTGGTCGAGCAGCCTGAGCAGCGGCATGAACCAGATATGGAAATCTATATTCATACGCGGGAAGGGTTAATCCCGGGTATGGGACACGTGGATATCGCTGTCGGTGATCAGGTATATACCTATGGAAATTATGATGACGCCACCTGGAAGATGGGAGGCTTCTTTGCCGATGGCGTAATGGTTGAAATGGACCGCGAGACACATATACGTATGTCGCTGGAGGTTGAGAAAAAAGTCCTGATGGTGTATGGCCTTGCCCTGAAACCAGAGCAAAAGAAAGCTATTTTGGAGCGTATCGAAGCGTTAAAGGCGGATATGATTCCCTGGGAGCCACTGGCGCAGCGGGCAGAAAAGGGTGAAATCAAAGGAAATCCAGAGGATTACCAGGATGTTGCCAGCCAGACCTACCAAAACTCCAGAGGACGTTTTTACAAATTTAAAAGGGGGAACCCTTTTAAAACCTATTACGCGGTTGGTACAAATTGCGTAAAGCTTGCAGACAGTATTGTCGGCCAATCGGGGATTGATTTGCTAAAGGTAAACGGGATCATCACTCCCGGCACCTACCTCGATTATCTCGACAGCCTGTACGAACGTGGGGACTCCATTGTGGTCACCCGAAAGCTCTATCGTCCGGAAAACAGCGCCGGTAAATAG
- a CDS encoding tetratricopeptide repeat protein, with amino-acid sequence MQWTEKDYRKMDTAIKKGYEFFSESPEKSVNYWWQVWTKINNYNQKNDSRSFYNALDGWSGWDTSPLTWMTDFEDAFVNYGRLDQRITYCETMLQNYDDISNVSRRIINNTLASAYLEKGDLKKGDAFYRELMKNPESDLTVWVDYAKTFTNGVRQENDFGKAARILEEGEKRLKNHEVSPIGSNDLYSALADAYEKLDMPDRADATRSKIKGDAAKKESFFTRLFKKKK; translated from the coding sequence ATGCAGTGGACTGAGAAGGATTATCGAAAGATGGACACTGCCATCAAAAAAGGATATGAGTTTTTTTCAGAGAGCCCTGAAAAATCCGTTAACTACTGGTGGCAGGTTTGGACTAAAATTAATAACTATAACCAGAAAAACGACAGCCGCAGCTTTTATAATGCGCTGGACGGCTGGTCTGGCTGGGATACGTCGCCCCTTACGTGGATGACTGATTTTGAGGATGCTTTTGTCAATTATGGCCGGCTGGATCAGCGGATTACCTACTGTGAGACCATGCTTCAAAATTATGACGATATCAGCAATGTCAGCCGGCGGATTATCAATAATACGCTTGCCTCTGCTTATCTGGAAAAGGGAGACCTTAAAAAGGGCGACGCCTTTTACAGAGAGCTGATGAAAAATCCGGAGAGTGACCTGACAGTGTGGGTCGATTATGCCAAAACCTTTACGAACGGGGTAAGACAGGAGAATGATTTTGGGAAGGCGGCACGCATTCTGGAGGAAGGCGAAAAGCGCTTGAAAAACCATGAGGTCAGCCCAATTGGCAGCAATGACCTTTACAGCGCTTTGGCGGATGCCTACGAGAAACTGGATATGCCGGACAGGGCTGATGCCACCCGGTCAAAAATAAAGGGCGATGCAGCTAAAAAAGAATCCTTTTTTACAAGGCTCTTTAAAAAGAAAAAATAG
- a CDS encoding class I SAM-dependent methyltransferase produces the protein MYEKIMNFVRQKPEAYAPCTSKFWDDPHISKQMLKAHLEPEIDSASRKHSFIKKSAEWIAELKEPGESKLLDLGCGPGLYTDLFDASGFTVTGIDISQRSIEYAKSQAALKRKRIEYRCQNYLEIDYLEAFDVVTLIYCDYGVLCPADRERLLKKIMRALKPGGLFILDGFTEKFWQDVPVKQEISYHESGFWSPDAYVCLSRNAHYSETKNTLEQSIIITADECRCFNIWNQIFTKTSMNQELIGAGFDTITFFDDVCGKPLSEDSKTICAVAGKAQAFKR, from the coding sequence TTGTACGAAAAAATAATGAATTTTGTCCGGCAAAAGCCTGAGGCTTACGCGCCGTGCACCTCAAAGTTTTGGGATGACCCGCACATTTCCAAACAAATGCTTAAAGCCCATCTGGAGCCGGAGATCGATTCGGCCTCCAGAAAGCACAGCTTTATAAAAAAATCTGCCGAATGGATCGCGGAGTTGAAAGAGCCTGGGGAAAGCAAGCTCCTGGACCTTGGCTGTGGGCCTGGCCTGTACACGGATTTGTTTGACGCAAGCGGCTTCACCGTTACAGGGATTGACATTTCACAGCGCTCCATTGAATATGCCAAATCCCAGGCGGCTTTAAAAAGGAAGCGCATTGAGTATCGATGCCAGAATTATCTGGAGATCGACTATCTGGAGGCTTTTGATGTGGTTACTCTGATTTACTGTGATTACGGCGTTTTATGCCCTGCCGACCGAGAGCGGCTGTTGAAGAAGATAATGAGAGCGCTGAAGCCAGGAGGGCTCTTTATATTAGATGGCTTCACAGAAAAATTCTGGCAGGATGTCCCGGTGAAGCAGGAGATTTCATATCACGAGAGCGGCTTCTGGTCACCAGACGCTTATGTATGCCTGAGCAGGAATGCGCATTACTCCGAAACCAAAAACACGCTGGAGCAGAGCATTATCATCACAGCGGATGAGTGTCGGTGCTTTAATATCTGGAACCAGATCTTTACAAAAACTTCGATGAATCAGGAATTAATCGGCGCTGGATTTGATACAATCACGTTCTTTGACGATGTGTGCGGAAAGCCTTTGTCAGAGGATAGTAAGACAATCTGCGCAGTAGCCGGGAAAGCGCAGGCTTTTAAGAGATGA
- a CDS encoding YitT family protein: MKTELNKKVPFGGCSLKDFGMIAVGSFLLSLGISWFADPAGLVVGGISGLAIVVKAVTESWFGFAVPLAVTNLVLNVPLYLISLKQRGFGFIQKSIYAVLLMTLFLWVVEYIPNIFDFKDDLLLAALACGVLSGVGIGMVMRVNGTTGGTEMLAAIVKYIHPHFPIAKLIFFIDAAIIALGFFIFGPERTVYAVISVYVCSKIIDGMLEGVHFAKEALIISDKSKEISEAIFEYLDRGNTGIPIKGMYTEEQREMLMVIVSQKEVVQLRQIVTAIDPRAFLIIGDVHEVLGEGFNEDYDELSLS; the protein is encoded by the coding sequence ATGAAGACAGAATTAAATAAAAAAGTGCCCTTTGGGGGATGCTCGTTAAAGGATTTTGGCATGATCGCAGTCGGATCATTTTTGTTATCGCTGGGGATCAGCTGGTTTGCGGACCCGGCCGGACTGGTCGTTGGGGGCATCAGCGGCCTCGCCATTGTTGTGAAAGCGGTCACCGAGAGCTGGTTTGGCTTTGCGGTGCCCCTTGCGGTTACGAACCTTGTCCTCAATGTGCCGCTGTATCTCATCAGCCTGAAGCAAAGAGGGTTTGGGTTTATACAAAAATCCATCTACGCGGTTTTATTGATGACACTGTTTTTGTGGGTGGTCGAGTACATTCCCAATATCTTTGATTTCAAGGATGATCTATTGCTGGCGGCGCTGGCGTGCGGTGTGTTATCCGGCGTCGGTATCGGTATGGTCATGCGCGTCAATGGAACCACTGGCGGCACGGAAATGCTGGCAGCCATCGTCAAGTACATCCACCCTCATTTTCCCATTGCCAAACTGATTTTTTTTATTGATGCGGCAATCATTGCTCTTGGCTTTTTCATTTTTGGGCCGGAGCGGACTGTCTATGCGGTCATCAGTGTTTATGTATGCTCTAAAATTATTGACGGCATGCTGGAGGGCGTCCATTTCGCCAAGGAGGCTTTGATTATCAGCGATAAGAGCAAGGAAATATCTGAAGCGATTTTTGAGTATTTGGATCGCGGCAACACGGGTATCCCAATCAAAGGGATGTATACCGAGGAGCAAAGGGAAATGCTGATGGTGATTGTCTCGCAGAAGGAAGTCGTTCAGCTGCGCCAGATTGTGACAGCCATTGATCCCAGAGCTTTTTTGATTATCGGAGATGTCCACGAGGTGCTGGGTGAAGGTTTTAATGAAGACTACGATGAGCTGAGCCTGAGCTAG
- a CDS encoding FAD:protein FMN transferase produces MKRKYIKPAGLLMAVCMAVTGLAGCGKEKVATRTDFALDTVITIAAYGQSAEGILKEPFNRIRELDGKLNAFSEDSEISKINAAAGLEPVAVSEDTFNAVKKGLEYSEKTDGAFDITIGPLVDLWKIEAPGEGVVPEQSDIDAARALVDYRKVVLDEAAHSVFLKDPGMKINLGAIAKGYIGDAVKSVLQSEGVERAIINLGGNVVLLGGKSDREPFTVSLENPEDPLSNGSISDASTLGVLRERKNSIVTSGDYERYFIGPDGKRYHHILDPKTGYPAESGLHQVTVITDVSADADALSTSFFVMGLDQAMAYIGETEGVEAVFVTTDNRIVATKGMEDAFIFDEQNYGNQYTLEFTEP; encoded by the coding sequence ATGAAGAGGAAATACATTAAACCGGCCGGACTGCTGATGGCTGTCTGTATGGCGGTCACAGGACTGGCGGGCTGCGGGAAAGAAAAAGTGGCAACCCGTACCGATTTTGCGCTGGATACAGTCATCACCATCGCGGCCTATGGTCAGTCGGCTGAAGGAATTTTAAAGGAGCCTTTTAACCGGATACGTGAGCTTGACGGCAAGCTCAATGCATTTTCAGAGGACAGTGAGATTTCTAAAATTAATGCTGCCGCTGGTCTGGAGCCGGTGGCAGTGTCGGAGGATACCTTTAACGCGGTGAAAAAGGGGCTGGAGTACAGTGAGAAGACAGACGGCGCTTTTGACATCACCATTGGCCCGCTGGTGGATTTGTGGAAGATTGAAGCGCCGGGAGAAGGGGTTGTGCCTGAGCAGTCTGATATTGACGCGGCCAGAGCGCTTGTGGATTACCGGAAGGTGGTTTTGGATGAAGCGGCTCATTCGGTGTTTTTGAAAGATCCGGGAATGAAGATAAACCTTGGAGCCATCGCAAAAGGCTACATCGGTGACGCGGTAAAGTCTGTACTGCAGTCGGAGGGGGTAGAACGGGCCATTATTAATCTTGGCGGCAACGTGGTGCTGCTTGGCGGAAAGTCAGACCGCGAGCCCTTTACGGTGAGTCTGGAAAACCCTGAAGACCCATTGAGTAACGGCAGTATCAGTGATGCGTCGACCCTTGGGGTTTTAAGAGAGAGGAAGAATTCAATTGTTACCTCAGGGGATTATGAGCGCTACTTTATTGGGCCGGACGGTAAAAGATACCACCATATTCTGGACCCCAAAACAGGATATCCTGCGGAGTCAGGCCTGCACCAGGTCACGGTGATAACGGACGTATCGGCCGATGCTGATGCGCTGTCGACCTCTTTCTTCGTGATGGGTCTGGATCAGGCTATGGCTTATATCGGCGAAACGGAAGGCGTCGAGGCAGTTTTTGTGACGACAGATAACCGCATTGTGGCGACAAAAGGGATGGAGGATGCCTTTATCTTTGATGAGCAGAATTATGGGAATCAGTATACTCTGGAATTTACAGAACCTTGA
- the kdpF gene encoding K(+)-transporting ATPase subunit F, which produces MEIITIATGILGLGLMGYLFYVLFKGENL; this is translated from the coding sequence ATGGAAATAATAACGATCGCTACAGGTATTCTTGGGTTGGGATTAATGGGGTATCTGTTTTATGTTTTATTCAAAGGTGAGAATTTATGA
- the kdpA gene encoding potassium-transporting ATPase subunit KdpA, with amino-acid sequence MSSAIIQDIIFLVCVIGLGAPIGKLAYKIMEGGKIKFLGFLRPVELCVYRAMGVDENRGMSGKQYATSALLFSLFGLIFLIALLMCQGFLPFNPEELPGLSWDLAYNTAASFVSNTNWQAYSGETTLSYLSQFLGLTVQNFVSAATGIAVLFALIRGFILKKSKTIGNFWCDLVRTVLYLLLPLSLIVAIILMSQGVVQTLAPYAQAALLEGGGSQVVPLGPAASQIAIKQLGTNGGGFFGVNSAFPLENPTAISNFVECWAIIVIPAALCFTFGKAVKDSKQGRSILTAMTLVFIIALTLTTMSEYNLGPQFNNVAASASIEGKEVRFGAGGSALWGVTTTAASNGSVNAMHDSFTPLGGMFLMFMMQLGEIIFGGVGSGLYAMLAFAVLAIFIAGLMVGRTPEYLGKKIEPFDMKMTCTIILVPPLLILGGTAIATMMPQASDWLTNSGAHGFSEILYAYTSGGANNGSAFAGYAANNVFNNVMIGSEMLLVRFIPMVAVVRLGANLASKKAVPKSDGTLSTTGPMFVGLLIGVFLIIGALSFLPALALGPIADYFTML; translated from the coding sequence ATGAGCAGCGCGATCATTCAGGATATTATCTTTCTCGTCTGTGTCATTGGGCTTGGGGCTCCTATAGGAAAACTGGCTTATAAAATTATGGAAGGTGGAAAGATAAAGTTTTTAGGCTTTTTAAGACCTGTAGAGCTTTGTGTGTACAGAGCGATGGGTGTCGACGAAAACAGAGGAATGAGCGGCAAACAATACGCCACTTCCGCCCTCCTGTTCAGTCTTTTTGGTTTGATCTTTTTAATCGCTCTGCTGATGTGCCAAGGGTTTCTTCCCTTTAACCCTGAAGAACTGCCGGGATTGAGCTGGGATCTGGCCTATAACACTGCGGCAAGCTTTGTGAGCAATACAAACTGGCAGGCATACAGTGGTGAGACAACTCTTTCCTATCTGTCGCAGTTTCTTGGACTAACGGTTCAGAACTTTGTGTCCGCGGCAACAGGCATTGCGGTTTTGTTTGCCCTGATCAGGGGGTTTATCCTCAAAAAATCAAAAACTATCGGGAACTTCTGGTGTGATCTTGTAAGAACGGTTCTGTATCTGTTGCTGCCACTGTCCTTGATTGTTGCCATCATCCTGATGTCTCAGGGCGTTGTACAGACACTGGCGCCATACGCTCAGGCCGCGCTGCTGGAGGGCGGCGGTTCTCAGGTAGTCCCTCTGGGGCCGGCGGCCAGCCAGATTGCCATCAAACAGCTTGGCACAAATGGCGGCGGTTTCTTTGGCGTTAACTCAGCCTTTCCGCTGGAAAACCCAACGGCTATTTCTAACTTTGTAGAATGCTGGGCGATCATCGTCATTCCGGCGGCTTTATGCTTTACTTTTGGAAAAGCCGTAAAGGACAGTAAGCAGGGCCGGAGCATTTTGACCGCCATGACGCTGGTGTTTATTATCGCGCTCACCTTGACCACCATGAGTGAATACAATCTTGGTCCGCAGTTCAATAATGTGGCGGCTTCTGCCAGCATCGAAGGAAAGGAGGTCCGGTTTGGCGCAGGAGGTTCAGCGCTTTGGGGAGTGACCACCACAGCGGCCTCCAATGGATCGGTGAACGCAATGCACGACAGCTTTACACCGCTTGGCGGTATGTTTCTTATGTTTATGATGCAGTTGGGAGAAATTATCTTTGGCGGCGTCGGATCTGGGCTTTATGCGATGCTGGCCTTTGCCGTCCTTGCGATTTTCATCGCGGGGCTGATGGTTGGGCGTACACCGGAATACCTTGGCAAAAAGATAGAGCCTTTTGATATGAAAATGACCTGTACGATTATTCTGGTCCCGCCGCTGCTCATATTGGGTGGTACAGCGATTGCCACCATGATGCCGCAGGCATCTGACTGGCTGACAAACAGCGGTGCACATGGATTTTCAGAAATCCTTTATGCCTATACCTCTGGCGGGGCAAACAATGGGAGCGCTTTTGCGGGCTATGCGGCCAACAACGTGTTTAACAATGTGATGATCGGCTCAGAAATGCTGCTGGTACGCTTTATTCCAATGGTTGCTGTGGTTCGCCTTGGCGCAAATCTGGCGTCAAAGAAGGCAGTGCCCAAAAGCGACGGTACACTCAGTACCACTGGCCCCATGTTTGTGGGACTGCTGATCGGCGTTTTTCTGATCATCGGCGCGCTTAGCTTCTTACCGGCACTGGCCCTTGGACCAATTGCGGATTACTTTACCATGTTATGA
- the kdpB gene encoding potassium-transporting ATPase subunit KdpB, with the protein MKKKSMFSKDIMKDSLVQSLNKLTPRVQIKNPVMFVVYLGAILTSVLFVLSLFGISDAQSGYTFAIAIILWLTVLFANFAEALAEGRGRAQAESLRSSRKDVMARKLKTADVNADYVEVKASELKKGDIFLVKAGEQIPMDGEVIIGAASVDESAITGESAPVIRESGGDRSAVTGGTSLASDWLVVRVTAESGETFLDKMIAMVEGASRKKTPNEVALQILLVTLTIIFLAITITLFPFSGFAAAQTGQGEAVSITNLVALLVCLAPTTIGALLSCIGIAGMSRLNQANVLAMSGRAIEAAGDVDVLLLDKTGTITLGNRQASEFLPVKGVSEEALADAAQLASLADETPEGRSIVILAKKRFNIRGRDMEKLNADFVEFTAKTRMSGINYNGNVIRKGAADAIKEYVMIKGYPYPDECEKIVENVASQGGTPLVVAKNGRVLGVVHLKDIIKNGVKERFDDLRKMGIKTIMITGDNPMTAAAIAAEAGVDDFLAEATPETKLDLIRDYQSRGYLVAMTGDGTNDAPALAQADVAVAMNTGTQAAKEAGNMVDLDSSPTKLIEVVQIGKQLLMTRGSLTTFSIANDVAKYFAIIPVLFFAIYPQLSDLNFMGLTSGTSAMLSAIIYNALIIVALIPLALRGVKYQEQPAGKLLRRNMLVYGLGGLIAPFIAIKLIDIILTACGLV; encoded by the coding sequence ATGAAGAAAAAAAGCATGTTTAGCAAAGACATCATGAAGGACTCACTTGTCCAGTCTTTAAATAAATTAACGCCGCGCGTGCAGATCAAAAATCCGGTCATGTTTGTGGTATACCTCGGAGCCATCCTCACATCGGTTTTATTTGTTCTGTCATTGTTTGGCATCAGCGATGCACAAAGCGGTTACACCTTCGCCATTGCCATTATTTTGTGGCTGACAGTTCTTTTCGCCAATTTTGCCGAAGCGCTGGCGGAGGGCAGGGGACGCGCCCAGGCAGAAAGCCTGAGGAGCAGCCGGAAGGATGTAATGGCGAGAAAGCTAAAAACAGCGGATGTTAATGCTGATTATGTGGAGGTTAAAGCTTCTGAACTAAAGAAAGGCGACATCTTTCTGGTAAAAGCCGGAGAACAGATTCCTATGGATGGTGAGGTTATCATTGGCGCGGCATCAGTAGACGAGAGTGCCATTACCGGGGAATCGGCCCCGGTAATCCGTGAGTCAGGCGGGGACAGAAGCGCTGTCACGGGCGGTACCTCGCTGGCCTCTGACTGGCTGGTGGTTCGTGTAACGGCCGAATCGGGAGAAACCTTTCTGGACAAAATGATCGCCATGGTAGAAGGTGCTTCCAGAAAGAAAACACCCAATGAGGTTGCCCTTCAGATTTTGCTGGTAACCCTGACCATTATATTTTTAGCCATCACGATTACGCTGTTTCCTTTTTCAGGATTTGCCGCGGCGCAGACCGGGCAGGGCGAAGCGGTCTCAATTACCAACCTTGTCGCTTTGCTGGTCTGTCTGGCGCCAACCACCATCGGGGCGCTGCTTTCCTGTATTGGGATTGCGGGAATGAGCCGGTTAAACCAGGCTAACGTGTTGGCCATGAGCGGCCGTGCCATTGAAGCCGCAGGCGATGTGGATGTTCTTCTTTTAGATAAAACAGGCACCATTACCCTCGGCAACCGCCAGGCCAGTGAATTTTTGCCGGTAAAAGGTGTAAGTGAGGAGGCGCTGGCCGACGCGGCGCAGCTGGCATCCCTGGCAGATGAAACACCTGAGGGCCGCAGTATTGTGATTCTGGCTAAGAAAAGATTTAATATCCGCGGGCGGGATATGGAAAAGCTCAACGCAGATTTTGTGGAATTTACAGCCAAAACCCGTATGAGCGGCATCAACTATAACGGTAATGTCATTCGGAAAGGCGCGGCAGACGCCATAAAAGAGTATGTGATGATAAAGGGCTACCCATATCCGGATGAGTGTGAAAAGATTGTCGAGAATGTCGCCAGTCAGGGAGGGACACCGCTGGTAGTGGCTAAAAATGGCCGCGTGCTGGGGGTTGTCCACCTGAAGGATATTATTAAAAACGGCGTTAAAGAAAGGTTTGACGACCTGAGAAAAATGGGGATTAAAACCATTATGATCACTGGAGATAATCCCATGACAGCCGCGGCCATCGCAGCTGAAGCGGGTGTGGATGATTTCCTGGCAGAGGCAACCCCGGAAACCAAGCTAGATTTAATCAGGGATTACCAGTCCAGGGGTTATCTGGTTGCCATGACCGGTGATGGCACCAACGACGCCCCCGCGCTTGCCCAGGCGGATGTGGCCGTCGCCATGAACACTGGTACACAGGCCGCCAAGGAAGCCGGAAATATGGTGGATCTGGACTCCAGCCCCACCAAACTGATTGAAGTCGTACAGATCGGCAAACAGCTGCTGATGACCCGGGGTTCATTGACGACCTTCAGCATTGCCAACGATGTGGCCAAATACTTTGCCATTATCCCGGTCCTGTTCTTTGCTATTTATCCCCAGCTTTCAGATTTGAATTTTATGGGGCTGACCAGCGGCACCAGCGCCATGCTCTCAGCCATTATTTATAACGCGCTGATCATCGTTGCGCTGATTCCTCTGGCCCTGAGAGGGGTCAAGTATCAGGAACAGCCGGCAGGAAAGCTGCTGCGCCGCAATATGCTGGTCTATGGCCTGGGAGGGCTCATCGCGCCCTTTATAGCCATCAAGCTGATTGATATTATCCTAAC